The Metopolophium dirhodum isolate CAU chromosome 4, ASM1992520v1, whole genome shotgun sequence DNA window CCAGTAACATAAGAACTATTTTCAGATGCCAAAAACAGCAAGACTTTCGGGGTCGTGAGGGAGAATTGGATTACgagatttgaatttgtatttatttaagagtatcatatactttataatattatagtatattagtatctaCCTATACGGGCATACggctatactattattatttatttttttaaatatagaaattacaatatttatttaataacctaCTTATGAAACatacatgtattttaattgatcTAATACTCTAATAACTCAACAATAGTCAATATTGCACCTTTATAAGACGTAACcttttgactataatattattacacgcgCAGTAATCTACCTACTATGTTTAACGGCACTCGTGCAATAcgtttacctacctacctacttatatatttatgcatttacGTATTATACGTAGATATTTGCTATTTACCATGCAAAATAATGCAAACTTGAAACGGATATTTCTTCTAAAATAAGTTTCCGAAAACGATTTTTACACCATCGATTTAAGCACAAAAAAAGTGAAAATCGTGAGGAGCCGGTAAAGTGAATTTTAACCTAAATATATGTCTAATATCCAAATGTTTCAAAAGTTATTACCTTCAGAATCGGCAAATCTCTTCAAGGGAATGACAGAGTACAGACCAGACTTAAGATGTTCTTTATTAGTGTTCTCAGATTCCATATTTTAGTCATAGGAGTGATTGTAAACCCCGATAACACAGTTCTACATCTAATGTTGTGTCTATCagtaaaacaatacaattttaataagaccatacaattaataatcattgtaGACATTACGATTTATCGAACTTTGACATTTCTAATGCAACTGAAGACTTCAATGGCAGCCTTGTTAGCCGCGTAATTGTACTGCCCTATGTTACCACGTTGCGCAACTAtacttctaatatattttaccaagTTCTTCTCCGCCAGTTTTCTGGGAATTGTTTGGGTGATAAGAAAAGTcccctttaaataatataataatacaattttatatttacataggtccacagtcataaaatattaaattcagacTTTAATGTTAATTTTCTTATACTATACTTCTCTATTATCTTtacattaacattataattatacgctctaaaaatcaatttttcactGTCACTGTCTCCAATGTcgaaaaaatttgaacttcaaacactcataaaaaaattagtttattaatatttaataattaggtattaattttaaaatcttaaatactaatagaaaaattttttagaattcttaacACAAAATAAACGCTCAAAATATACAGTGGATTTAAGCTCAACTTTTCTTTTAATGTTCactaacaacttatgaggaaacttatgtttaattttcaagtatttttagcAAGCAAGTCAAATTTTTACAGACACTTACCGTCTTACCACCTATGTAGTAACTAGTACCAACTATACATCAGATCGACttaatttcgtttttaaattcTGAGACTCAGAAAAATGGTTTTTCTATAACCTATGCTTTTTACGTACGGAAAACCATCGTTTAGTAGCTCtaaaaaacatataggtacaatttggAGGTAGGCAACTTAATTAACgtcacacaatattaaataattacttaatccCCACTAATTAATAGTAGGGTTCATTCAATTCATCtttggtattattttaaaatgtacttgtGGTTATTATCTTATCAGATATTTAGACTGAATGTCTAGTAATATGATCATACTCTATCAACCAAATAGTAAAATTCAAGA harbors:
- the LOC132943606 gene encoding uncharacterized protein LOC132943606, translating into MQHRKCVGTFLITQTIPRKLAEKNLVKYIRSIVAQRGNIGQYNYAANKAAIEVFILLFLASENSSYVTGASIVVSGG